The following proteins are co-located in the Candidatus Methylomirabilis limnetica genome:
- a CDS encoding OmpH family outer membrane protein, which yields MARSNRGERWWQFWGAAAVVLMASVSWAADPPMKLGFVDFQMVISQSKEGQAAMTTVKAEATEKQKDISAKEAEIKQMDADLQKQASALSDAAKKDREEEIRRKLRDLKRVTEDFNRDLAKRESEMVNELLKDLTVVTRDYGKEKGFTLIVEKGQSGVIYSNDTADLTKEILERYNTRRSKK from the coding sequence ATGGCGCGATCGAATCGTGGTGAGCGATGGTGGCAGTTCTGGGGGGCTGCGGCGGTGGTCTTGATGGCATCCGTGAGCTGGGCTGCGGATCCCCCGATGAAGCTCGGGTTTGTAGATTTTCAGATGGTCATCTCGCAGTCGAAAGAGGGGCAGGCGGCGATGACTACGGTTAAGGCGGAGGCAACCGAGAAACAGAAAGATATCAGCGCTAAAGAGGCTGAGATCAAGCAGATGGACGCGGATCTCCAGAAGCAGGCATCCGCCCTGAGTGATGCTGCAAAGAAGGACAGAGAGGAAGAGATTCGACGCAAGCTTCGTGATCTCAAGCGAGTGACAGAGGATTTCAATCGCGACCTGGCCAAGCGGGAAAGCGAGATGGTGAACGAGTTGCTCAAGGATCTCACAGTTGTGACCCGGGACTATGGCAAAGAGAAAGGGTTCACCCTCATCGTTGAGAAGGGGCAGAGCGGTGTGATCTATAGTAACGATACGGCCGATCTCACTAAAGAGATCCTGGAACGCTACAACACCCGCCGAAGTAAAAAGTAG
- the lpxD gene encoding UDP-3-O-(3-hydroxymyristoyl)glucosamine N-acyltransferase, with translation MQLRELAEKLRCRLVGNDDVDVRRLAPLHEAGEGDLVLVVNARDLPALEATRASAVIVREGSPPCSKPALVTNDPYLAFVQALRLFYTPDRPTPGVHPSSIVAEGARLAEDVAIGPLSVVETDVTIGPRSIVGAQVYIGRGSHIGADCWFYPQVMVREGVEIGDRVIIHSGAVIGSDGFGYLKDGQGVRIKIPQVGRVILEDDVEIGANVTIDRATMGATRIKRGTKIDNLVQIAHNVVVGADTVIVALSGISGSTKIGDRVTLAGQVGVVDHVEIGDDVTVGAQAGVSKNLPPGGVFLGSPAVPHLAFKRSVAAVNRLPQILSTLKRIEARLASLEGAASERREGAQPSQSASDGGPQ, from the coding sequence ATGCAACTGAGGGAGCTGGCTGAAAAGCTGAGGTGCCGGCTGGTAGGCAACGATGATGTCGATGTCCGGCGTCTCGCTCCACTGCACGAGGCGGGTGAGGGAGACTTGGTCCTTGTGGTGAACGCACGCGACCTACCGGCACTGGAGGCGACCAGGGCCTCTGCTGTGATTGTACGTGAGGGGAGTCCGCCCTGCTCTAAGCCGGCGTTGGTGACGAACGATCCGTATCTGGCTTTTGTCCAAGCCCTCCGTCTTTTCTACACCCCGGACCGTCCAACGCCTGGCGTCCATCCATCCAGCATCGTGGCTGAGGGCGCGCGTCTTGCAGAGGATGTTGCGATCGGGCCGCTCTCGGTCGTCGAGACAGATGTGACGATTGGCCCGAGAAGCATCGTGGGCGCCCAGGTCTACATCGGCAGGGGCAGCCACATTGGCGCCGACTGTTGGTTTTACCCGCAGGTCATGGTCCGGGAAGGCGTCGAGATCGGCGATCGTGTGATCATTCATAGCGGGGCTGTGATAGGTAGCGATGGCTTCGGGTATCTGAAGGACGGACAGGGGGTCCGCATCAAGATCCCGCAGGTGGGGCGGGTGATTCTCGAGGATGACGTTGAGATCGGTGCCAACGTTACAATCGACCGAGCGACAATGGGGGCGACGCGGATCAAGCGTGGGACCAAGATCGACAATCTGGTCCAGATCGCACACAATGTTGTCGTAGGAGCGGATACGGTAATTGTGGCCCTGAGCGGCATCTCCGGCAGTACGAAGATCGGAGATCGGGTGACGCTGGCCGGCCAGGTCGGGGTCGTCGATCATGTTGAGATCGGCGACGATGTGACCGTGGGAGCGCAGGCTGGAGTTAGTAAGAACCTTCCGCCTGGGGGTGTCTTCCTGGGTTCTCCCGCCGTACCGCATCTCGCATTCAAGCGCAGCGTCGCCGCGGTGAATCGGCTCCCCCAAATCCTGAGTACCCTTAAGCGTATTGAGGCTCGCTTGGCATCGTTAGAGGGCGCCGCTTCGGAACGGAGGGAGGGGGCGCAGCCTTCTCAGTCGGCGTCTGATGGGGGACCCCAGTGA
- a CDS encoding 3-deoxy-D-manno-octulosonic acid transferase, which translates to MYSVYTLLLTLVLLVWSPSIILRALRSPYYREGWRERLGCYPKPLLSRLQAVQPVWIHAVSVGEVGAASVLANLWTARRPTLPLLVSTVTGTGREVARRTFPQAAAVVYFPIDLPMIVHRAIATVRPRLILLTETEIWPNFLYECAASRIPVAIINGRISERSFSRYCLVRPFIRRVLQRVDLFCMQTGTDAKRILALGASPERVHVVGNLKVDAAPHADASSLAEQWRRELHIEAEIPILVAGSTHAGEEEVLLQVFGRLRGEFPDLLLILAPRHPERVTQVETMVADYGLTAVRRSALAQGRGDAKEVILVDTVGELSTLYAVGSISFVGGSLIPRGGHNLLEPALYGRPILFGPHMENFAEASAYLIEWGAAIQVSDAADLTRQLAILLRDPAARESMGQAAMAALAAHHGACERTVALLEKFVL; encoded by the coding sequence ATGTATTCTGTCTACACCCTCCTGCTGACCCTCGTTTTACTTGTCTGGTCACCCTCTATCATTTTGAGGGCCCTTCGAAGCCCCTACTACCGGGAGGGATGGCGTGAGCGTCTGGGTTGTTACCCTAAACCACTGCTCTCACGGCTTCAAGCCGTTCAGCCTGTCTGGATACATGCCGTCTCGGTGGGGGAGGTCGGCGCTGCCTCCGTCCTGGCTAATCTCTGGACCGCTCGTCGGCCAACGCTACCGCTCCTGGTCTCAACAGTAACCGGAACCGGACGAGAGGTTGCCAGACGAACGTTTCCGCAGGCAGCGGCAGTGGTGTACTTCCCGATCGATCTCCCAATGATCGTTCATCGGGCCATTGCTACCGTGAGACCCCGCCTCATCCTCCTCACAGAGACAGAAATCTGGCCAAATTTTCTCTACGAATGTGCTGCCTCAAGGATTCCGGTAGCCATCATCAATGGTCGGATATCAGAGCGCTCTTTTTCACGCTACTGCCTCGTCCGACCCTTCATCCGCCGGGTCCTTCAACGCGTTGATCTCTTTTGCATGCAAACCGGCACAGACGCGAAGCGGATTCTTGCGTTGGGTGCCAGTCCTGAGCGGGTGCATGTGGTGGGCAATCTCAAGGTCGATGCAGCCCCCCACGCTGACGCCTCATCGCTTGCCGAACAGTGGCGTCGGGAACTTCACATCGAAGCCGAGATACCGATCCTGGTGGCAGGAAGTACTCATGCAGGTGAGGAGGAGGTATTGCTGCAGGTCTTTGGTCGCCTGCGCGGTGAGTTCCCGGACCTTCTGTTGATTCTGGCGCCACGCCATCCCGAGCGCGTCACCCAGGTAGAGACGATGGTTGCAGACTATGGCCTGACTGCAGTGAGACGGAGCGCCTTAGCTCAAGGAAGAGGCGACGCAAAGGAAGTGATCCTCGTGGACACCGTTGGTGAGCTGTCGACACTATATGCGGTGGGGAGTATCAGCTTTGTTGGAGGGAGCCTCATACCCAGAGGTGGCCACAACCTGCTTGAGCCGGCCCTGTACGGTCGTCCGATTCTGTTCGGTCCCCATATGGAAAACTTCGCTGAAGCGAGCGCATACCTAATCGAATGGGGGGCGGCTATCCAGGTAAGCGATGCGGCGGACCTTACCAGGCAGCTCGCCATACTCCTGCGTGATCCCGCCGCCAGGGAGAGTATGGGGCAAGCTGCAATGGCAGCTTTGGCGGCCCATCACGGCGCGTGTGAGCGGACGGTAGCCCTTCTGGAGAAGTTCGTTTTGTGA
- a CDS encoding Gfo/Idh/MocA family protein, giving the protein MKNGHPIRVGVVGVGYVGQHHARIYSEMTGVELVGVVDIDETRLQELGTRYRIQLCRDYRELLGRVDAVSVAVPTLAHYSITKEFLERGVDVLVEKPIAQSLAQADELVGIAKADDRIFQVGHIERFNGAVKALESIVRSPGFIECHRLGPFAHRNTDVDVVLDLMIHDIDIVLNLIKSPVVAVTAVGVPVISDQVDIANARLQFESGCVANLTASRVSVERVRRVRIFQRDTFISLDYSQQEIAVYHRIPAADSDAEAPPTIVKEEIPIDKAEPLRVELESFIECVRTRKRPLVSGEDGRDALKVASQIMEKL; this is encoded by the coding sequence ATGAAGAACGGGCATCCAATTCGAGTCGGTGTGGTGGGTGTTGGCTACGTGGGGCAGCACCACGCCAGAATCTATTCGGAGATGACGGGCGTTGAGCTGGTCGGGGTGGTCGATATCGACGAGACCCGCCTGCAGGAGTTGGGGACGCGGTACCGTATCCAACTGTGTCGCGATTACCGCGAGCTCCTGGGAAGGGTGGATGCCGTCAGTGTAGCGGTGCCGACCCTGGCGCACTACTCGATCACCAAGGAGTTCCTGGAGCGCGGGGTAGACGTCCTGGTGGAGAAACCGATCGCGCAGTCCCTCGCTCAGGCCGACGAACTGGTTGGGATTGCCAAGGCTGACGATCGAATCTTCCAGGTTGGGCATATCGAGCGATTCAATGGTGCGGTCAAGGCGCTCGAGAGCATTGTGAGGAGCCCTGGTTTCATCGAATGCCACCGTCTTGGCCCTTTCGCCCACCGCAACACGGATGTTGATGTTGTTCTCGACCTGATGATCCATGATATTGACATCGTGCTGAACCTGATCAAGTCGCCTGTCGTCGCAGTAACGGCCGTCGGTGTCCCGGTCATCTCCGATCAGGTGGATATCGCCAACGCACGGCTCCAGTTTGAGTCGGGGTGTGTCGCGAACCTGACCGCCAGCCGGGTGAGCGTCGAACGAGTCCGACGGGTGCGGATATTTCAGCGGGACACCTTCATCTCTCTTGACTATTCTCAGCAAGAGATTGCTGTCTACCATCGCATCCCGGCGGCGGATTCAGATGCCGAAGCACCTCCCACGATCGTCAAGGAAGAGATTCCTATCGATAAGGCAGAGCCGCTTCGCGTCGAGCTCGAGAGCTTTATCGAGTGCGTCCGGACTAGAAAGAGACCGCTGGTCTCAGGCGAGGACGGCCGGGACGCCCTGAAGGTGGCCTCTCAGATTATGGAGAAACTGTAG
- a CDS encoding lysophospholipid acyltransferase family protein, which yields MEKSPFSRAVAVLREGRFVLRIVPWLAARVMQCLFRLLRIVHVGRTYPESCWAKGERIIVVFWHGRLLMMPFVYPGKPGVLLVSQHRDGEYFSRIATLLGFEVIRGSATRGGMRALKQMIRAIKGRLNLVVTPDGPKGPRAKVRPGVIEVAKLTGAPIVPVSFSASRRRILQSWDAFLVPVPFSRAVYIWGEPMYVPPTATKDEVTKYQEALEERLDLLTMKADDYFRANL from the coding sequence ATGGAGAAGTCGCCCTTTTCCAGAGCGGTCGCTGTGCTCAGGGAAGGTCGTTTTGTGCTGCGTATCGTTCCATGGCTTGCTGCGAGGGTTATGCAATGCCTATTTCGGCTGCTGCGGATCGTTCATGTTGGCCGTACGTATCCTGAAAGCTGCTGGGCAAAGGGGGAGCGAATCATCGTGGTCTTCTGGCACGGCCGGCTCCTGATGATGCCCTTTGTCTATCCCGGGAAGCCGGGAGTGCTCCTTGTCAGCCAGCATCGGGATGGGGAGTATTTCAGCCGAATTGCAACGCTTCTCGGGTTCGAGGTGATTCGAGGCTCAGCGACACGTGGCGGCATGCGCGCTCTCAAGCAGATGATTCGCGCCATCAAAGGAAGGCTGAACCTGGTTGTTACCCCGGATGGCCCAAAGGGACCGCGAGCAAAGGTCAGGCCCGGCGTCATCGAGGTGGCGAAGCTGACGGGGGCTCCTATTGTGCCGGTGAGCTTTAGTGCGTCGCGACGCCGAATCCTCCAGAGCTGGGACGCCTTCCTCGTACCGGTCCCATTCTCCCGTGCCGTATACATCTGGGGGGAACCGATGTACGTTCCTCCGACGGCGACTAAGGATGAGGTGACAAAGTATCAGGAAGCCCTCGAAGAACGCCTCGACCTGCTCACGATGAAGGCCGACGATTACTTCAGGGCGAATCTGTGA
- the lpxB gene encoding lipid-A-disaccharide synthase: protein MRDGRILIVAGEPSGDLHAACVVQELLRRAPHLTIEGIGGDRMRQAGVRLHAHVGDLAVVGIVEVAARLPAIWRAYRSMIRCLRERRPDLMILVDFPDFNLRLARRAFRLGIPVVYFISPQVWAWRAGRIRSIAKYVRRLLVIFPFEESFYRERGIEAVYVGYPLLDQLTSSPSMQEARRRLELEGTAPVLGLLPGSRVGEIMRHLPILLRSIRQLMIEQPGLRVIIAVADGLPLDLIRSYLNQEVISARVVQGRTYEVMAASDVILVASGTATLEAAIIGTPMVIVYRLAFLSWLLGRALIRVPYIGMVNLVAGRRVVPELIQFHATPERIADEVRRLLLSTEQRLQMRQDFQQVRDRLGPPGAIGRTVDVILECLQSGAGEGMAVQRG, encoded by the coding sequence ATGCGAGATGGCCGGATTCTGATCGTCGCAGGGGAGCCCTCAGGAGACTTGCATGCCGCTTGCGTAGTTCAAGAACTCCTGCGGCGCGCCCCCCACCTTACTATAGAGGGAATCGGGGGAGACCGGATGCGCCAAGCGGGTGTCCGCCTCCATGCACATGTTGGCGATCTGGCGGTGGTCGGCATCGTCGAGGTTGCTGCCAGGCTTCCCGCCATCTGGCGGGCATATCGGAGCATGATCCGGTGTTTACGCGAGCGACGCCCGGATCTGATGATCCTTGTAGATTTTCCGGACTTCAACCTGAGGCTCGCCCGCCGGGCATTCCGACTTGGCATCCCCGTTGTCTATTTCATCAGTCCGCAGGTGTGGGCTTGGCGTGCTGGCCGGATACGGTCGATCGCGAAGTATGTCCGACGGCTCCTGGTGATCTTTCCCTTTGAGGAGAGTTTCTATCGCGAAAGGGGGATCGAAGCCGTGTATGTCGGTTACCCGCTCCTGGATCAGTTAACGTCTTCACCATCAATGCAGGAGGCAAGGCGCCGCCTGGAACTGGAGGGGACGGCCCCAGTGCTGGGGCTCTTGCCCGGCAGCCGCGTGGGTGAGATCATGCGACATCTACCTATCTTACTCAGGTCGATCAGGCAGCTGATGATAGAGCAGCCGGGTCTTCGCGTCATCATTGCCGTGGCCGACGGTCTTCCCCTCGACCTCATCAGATCCTACTTGAATCAAGAGGTTATCTCGGCGAGGGTTGTTCAGGGGCGAACCTATGAGGTCATGGCTGCCTCGGACGTGATCCTTGTGGCTTCAGGTACTGCGACCCTGGAGGCGGCCATTATCGGTACCCCCATGGTGATCGTGTATCGCCTCGCATTTCTCTCGTGGCTGCTGGGCCGCGCGTTGATCAGGGTTCCGTACATCGGCATGGTAAATCTGGTAGCGGGAAGACGAGTTGTACCTGAGCTGATTCAATTTCACGCGACGCCCGAGCGGATCGCTGACGAAGTGCGCCGGTTGCTCCTGTCGACGGAGCAACGTCTCCAGATGCGGCAGGATTTCCAGCAGGTACGTGATCGATTGGGGCCGCCGGGAGCTATAGGTCGGACGGTAGACGTTATCCTTGAGTGCTTGCAGTCTGGCGCCGGGGAGGGGATGGCGGTCCAGAGAGGGTAA
- the lpxA gene encoding acyl-ACP--UDP-N-acetylglucosamine O-acyltransferase, translating into MIQIHPSAVVAPEAKLGPDCSVGAFSVIGPDVTVGSGTVIGSHTLIDGITEIGERCQIFSHVVLGAVPQIFQDRSEMTRLIIGDETVIREFASVHRGSSKGRGATILGRRNYIMAYAHIAHDCLLRDDVVVASQAGLAGHVEIEDRAVIGGQAGIHQFVRIGQYAMVGACSAVSQDIPPFVKAQGDRAKCFGLNTVGLRRHGIGQEAILHLKQAYRLLFLSNLNTSQALERIASEVSSCPEIDHLIHFIKLSTRGIAR; encoded by the coding sequence ATGATACAAATTCATCCGTCAGCGGTTGTTGCACCGGAGGCCAAGCTTGGACCGGACTGTAGCGTCGGCGCCTTTTCGGTCATCGGTCCTGATGTCACCGTGGGGTCCGGGACCGTCATCGGTTCGCATACCCTCATTGATGGGATTACAGAGATCGGAGAACGGTGCCAGATTTTCTCTCACGTAGTCCTTGGCGCCGTGCCCCAAATCTTTCAGGATCGAAGTGAGATGACCCGGCTGATAATAGGTGACGAGACAGTCATCCGGGAGTTCGCATCGGTCCATCGCGGATCCTCGAAAGGCAGGGGCGCTACGATACTAGGGCGCAGGAACTACATCATGGCCTATGCGCATATTGCACACGATTGCCTCTTACGTGATGACGTGGTAGTCGCCAGTCAAGCTGGACTGGCCGGCCACGTCGAGATCGAAGACCGAGCGGTTATCGGTGGGCAGGCAGGGATCCATCAGTTCGTCCGTATCGGACAATACGCCATGGTTGGCGCCTGCTCGGCAGTTTCGCAGGACATCCCACCCTTCGTCAAGGCGCAGGGGGACCGGGCCAAGTGCTTCGGTTTGAATACGGTTGGTCTTCGCCGCCATGGTATTGGTCAGGAGGCGATCCTTCACCTCAAGCAAGCCTATCGGTTACTCTTCCTTTCCAACCTTAATACGTCTCAGGCTCTGGAGAGGATTGCATCGGAGGTGAGCTCCTGTCCAGAGATCGATCACCTGATTCACTTCATCAAGCTCTCGACGAGAGGGATCGCGCGCTAA
- the fabZ gene encoding 3-hydroxyacyl-ACP dehydratase FabZ, translating to MIDSRQIQDMLPHRYPFLLVDRILEIEPGKRVVGLKNVTINEAFFQGHFPGQPIMPGVLVIEAMAQVGGILLMRTLNVSAEKKLLYLAGIDRARFRRPVLPGDQVRLEVELIQLRSRTCRMRASAMVDGKLAVEAELSCIVVDRGSPNLPPGVPVAMGEQ from the coding sequence GTGATCGATAGTCGACAAATTCAGGATATGCTTCCCCACCGGTATCCCTTTCTCCTGGTCGATAGGATTCTTGAGATCGAGCCGGGAAAGAGGGTGGTAGGGCTCAAGAATGTGACCATTAACGAGGCATTCTTTCAGGGTCACTTTCCAGGGCAGCCGATTATGCCGGGAGTACTGGTGATCGAGGCGATGGCGCAGGTCGGAGGGATCCTGTTGATGCGGACGCTGAACGTGAGCGCCGAAAAGAAGCTCCTGTATCTTGCCGGCATCGACCGGGCCAGATTTCGCAGGCCTGTGCTGCCCGGGGATCAGGTGAGATTAGAGGTCGAGTTAATCCAACTCAGGAGCCGCACCTGTCGAATGCGAGCTAGCGCCATGGTGGATGGCAAGCTGGCTGTGGAGGCTGAGTTGTCGTGCATTGTCGTTGACCGGGGATCCCCTAACCTTCCTCCAGGCGTTCCAGTGGCGATGGGGGAACAATGA
- the bamA gene encoding outer membrane protein assembly factor BamA yields the protein MYAFANSVKVLVASSLVFFLALTLGEAYGQEQAQVKQLDIKGSRKIDEATIRFKLKTRVGEAFSLEKIREDVKTVYRLGFYDDVAVDAEVFEGGLKITFILTEKPTIREVKIRGNKQIATDKIKEKLTLTEGGVFSPQAVTANADKVRLFYEEDGYYQAKVLPQVDKTAEGDVAVTFQIDEGGKFEISTIRIHGAKGLSEQEIKARMATRELFLFFFFGTLKRDELQRDLDRIKAFYLDNGYLDIKVGEPEIRVVEARQSLEISMRVEEGPRYRVGEVRVTGSTVFSTEEVLKPLQIAKQGVFSREVLQRDMLTLTDRYSERGYLFADIAPTINTDRENHIVDVGLEIGEGKQAFLERIEISGNTKTRDKVIRRQIPLIEGDLYNSRLLARGRQNLNNLGYFEDVKVETRRGTSEDRVDVDVVVKEKPTGSFSLGGGFSSIDGMMGTGSITQDNFLGLGQRVSLSAQLGSRASRFALNFFDPHILDTETSFDVSVFNQRLLFNEQVGYNQDIKGGSMAFGRRLYKQLFGTLGYRYEVNRIFDVNDDAPEEIKDQEGTNTTGRVSVGLSLDLRDNPRDPTRGFNGAATYQLAASFLGGENKFNRLNLDMGYYHPLIWKIVGHVRGNLIVAEPYGGKNLPVQELIYLGGTNTVRGFKTFHLSPIDPATGERIGGNKAIYFNNEVMFPIYEPLGLRGLLFFDAGNVWTEGESISLDLRPTAGGGVRVATPFGLVRVELGINLDKQKGESSSAVHLTVGSMF from the coding sequence GTGTACGCCTTCGCGAATAGCGTAAAAGTTCTTGTCGCCAGTTCTCTCGTCTTCTTTTTGGCGTTGACGCTTGGTGAAGCTTATGGCCAGGAACAGGCACAGGTCAAACAGCTCGATATCAAGGGAAGCCGAAAGATCGACGAGGCCACGATCCGGTTCAAGCTCAAGACCAGGGTTGGAGAGGCGTTCTCTCTGGAAAAGATCAGGGAGGATGTTAAGACGGTCTATCGGTTGGGCTTTTACGACGATGTCGCTGTGGATGCCGAAGTCTTTGAAGGGGGCCTGAAGATCACCTTCATTCTCACTGAAAAGCCAACCATCCGGGAAGTGAAGATCCGAGGCAACAAGCAGATTGCCACTGACAAGATCAAGGAGAAACTCACGCTGACTGAGGGGGGGGTATTCAGCCCGCAGGCCGTGACGGCGAATGCGGACAAGGTCCGGTTGTTTTATGAAGAGGATGGGTATTACCAGGCCAAGGTTCTCCCGCAAGTAGACAAGACTGCGGAGGGTGATGTCGCGGTCACCTTCCAGATCGATGAAGGGGGAAAGTTTGAGATTTCTACCATTCGAATCCATGGAGCCAAAGGGTTAAGCGAGCAGGAGATCAAGGCGCGCATGGCCACCAGGGAGCTGTTCCTGTTCTTCTTTTTTGGGACGCTGAAACGGGATGAGTTGCAACGCGATCTCGATCGGATCAAGGCCTTCTATCTGGATAATGGCTATCTTGACATTAAAGTGGGGGAGCCGGAGATCCGGGTGGTCGAGGCAAGGCAGTCACTCGAGATCAGTATGCGTGTGGAAGAGGGCCCGCGGTACCGGGTCGGAGAGGTACGGGTGACTGGTAGCACCGTCTTTTCCACCGAGGAGGTATTGAAGCCGCTTCAGATCGCCAAGCAGGGCGTTTTTAGCCGGGAGGTGCTCCAGCGGGACATGTTGACCCTCACCGACCGGTATTCGGAGCGTGGCTATCTCTTCGCGGATATCGCCCCGACCATTAATACCGATCGAGAGAACCATATTGTGGATGTGGGCCTGGAAATCGGTGAAGGGAAACAGGCCTTCCTGGAGCGAATCGAGATCTCAGGCAACACAAAGACCCGAGACAAAGTAATCCGACGGCAGATCCCTCTGATCGAGGGCGACTTGTACAATAGCCGCCTGCTGGCGCGCGGTCGCCAGAATCTGAACAACCTTGGCTACTTCGAGGATGTCAAGGTCGAGACCCGTCGTGGCACGTCTGAGGATCGAGTGGACGTCGATGTCGTGGTGAAGGAGAAGCCGACCGGCTCCTTCAGTCTCGGAGGCGGCTTCAGTTCGATTGACGGGATGATGGGTACGGGCTCCATCACCCAGGATAACTTTCTCGGATTGGGACAACGGGTCTCTCTCTCAGCACAGCTTGGCTCCAGGGCCAGTCGGTTTGCCCTGAATTTCTTTGATCCCCACATTCTAGACACTGAGACCTCGTTTGACGTCTCGGTGTTCAACCAGCGCCTGCTCTTCAACGAGCAGGTCGGCTATAATCAGGATATCAAGGGCGGCTCGATGGCCTTTGGCCGGCGGCTCTACAAGCAGTTGTTCGGTACCCTTGGGTACCGGTACGAGGTGAACCGGATCTTTGATGTTAACGATGACGCCCCGGAAGAGATCAAGGACCAGGAAGGGACGAATACGACCGGACGGGTCTCTGTTGGTCTCTCGTTGGATCTCAGGGACAACCCACGTGATCCGACCAGAGGCTTCAACGGGGCTGCAACGTATCAACTTGCCGCGTCCTTTCTGGGTGGGGAAAACAAGTTCAATCGCTTAAACCTCGACATGGGCTACTACCACCCACTGATCTGGAAAATAGTCGGTCATGTACGCGGAAACCTGATTGTCGCGGAGCCATACGGCGGGAAGAACCTGCCGGTCCAGGAACTGATCTACCTTGGTGGCACCAACACCGTTCGGGGGTTCAAGACCTTCCACCTGAGCCCTATCGATCCTGCAACAGGAGAACGGATCGGCGGTAACAAGGCCATCTACTTCAACAACGAGGTGATGTTCCCCATCTATGAGCCATTGGGTTTGAGGGGCTTGCTCTTTTTCGATGCGGGTAATGTCTGGACCGAGGGGGAAAGTATCTCGTTAGATCTGCGACCGACTGCCGGGGGCGGAGTTCGCGTCGCCACCCCCTTTGGTCTGGTGCGGGTCGAGTTGGGCATCAACCTGGACAAGCAGAAAGGGGAGTCGAGTAGTGCCGTGCACTTGACGGTCGGATCGATGTTTTAG
- a CDS encoding LpxI family protein, whose protein sequence is MQGNLRLSTWNWRAKPETRNSQLETVKSMECLGIIAGGGPLPVVAAREARMQGFKVVAVAIEEAASADLANEVDTICWVGAGQLGRLIAVLKQEKVTNAVMLGKVPLDRLFSRVKTDLDGLLLYLKLKDRRGDTILAGVGDALKQKGITLHDCRRFLSSIVLRKGMLTARAPSSLEQQDIDFGRELARAIAQLRIGQTVVVKRRTVLAVEAIEGTDAAIRRGGKLGNGGVVVVKVGRPDQDMRFDLPVIGPETVVALEEAGATALALDADQTLILDREKVVATADRLGLAMVAD, encoded by the coding sequence GTGCAAGGGAACCTTCGACTCAGCACCTGGAACTGGAGAGCCAAACCCGAAACCCGAAACTCGCAACTCGAAACGGTAAAGTCGATGGAATGCCTCGGGATCATAGCCGGCGGAGGGCCGCTTCCGGTCGTAGCGGCGCGGGAAGCGCGCATGCAGGGGTTCAAGGTCGTGGCGGTGGCCATCGAAGAGGCTGCCTCTGCCGATCTGGCCAATGAAGTAGATACGATCTGTTGGGTGGGAGCCGGACAGCTTGGCCGGTTGATCGCGGTGCTAAAGCAAGAGAAGGTGACGAATGCTGTGATGCTTGGGAAAGTCCCGCTCGACCGCCTCTTCTCGCGCGTAAAGACCGATCTGGATGGCTTGCTGCTCTATCTGAAGCTCAAAGACCGACGCGGCGATACGATCCTCGCGGGTGTAGGCGATGCGTTGAAACAGAAAGGGATCACTCTGCATGATTGTCGGCGGTTCCTTTCTTCGATCGTATTGCGGAAGGGGATGCTGACGGCGCGGGCGCCAAGTTCCTTAGAGCAGCAAGATATCGACTTTGGAAGAGAGCTTGCCAGAGCCATCGCGCAGTTGCGAATCGGCCAAACTGTCGTGGTCAAACGCCGAACTGTCCTGGCAGTGGAGGCGATCGAGGGAACTGATGCCGCCATTCGCCGCGGCGGCAAACTTGGGAATGGGGGAGTGGTGGTCGTCAAGGTTGGGCGTCCCGACCAGGATATGCGCTTCGATCTTCCGGTCATCGGACCGGAGACCGTGGTAGCGCTCGAAGAGGCGGGCGCGACTGCGCTTGCCCTGGATGCCGATCAGACCTTGATTCTAGATCGGGAAAAGGTAGTGGCGACTGCCGACCGACTTGGGCTAGCGATGGTGGCAGATTAG